A stretch of the Nosocomiicoccus ampullae genome encodes the following:
- the menE gene encoding o-succinylbenzoate--CoA ligase, producing MNKWLIENAKKYPDKLAIIYENDSLTYKNLQDKVHELSKKLPNIKRVGVYIDNSLDSAVLIHSLIERHIEIVTINTRLSAKEINNQLSDVNVDTIFSTIVSGVLDDVEAKVFDYNDLLNLKEVEYEKLDANDDDILSIMFTSGTTGRPKAVTQTYLNHYASHLNAKKGLKYDSNSTWLMVNPIFHISGFSILMRAIISGCTLIIHNKFNTKHVLDVIEQQKVTHTSFVPVMLSRIMSDENVDKKDLSSLQAILMGGANTTPKLLKSAISLNLPVYNSFGMTETCSQIVIISHDDEKILSGTVGKVNDNIYVNENSELLVKGQNVTNGYLNAEINIEDEFFNTGDIAAVEDGYLYILDRRDDLIISGGENIYPKEIEDVVLKYTDLNACVVVKKDDDKWGQVPVLIVEEKVNNSTLEALFNKYLARFKHPKEVIIVDEIKYTPSGKISRKLNREAYID from the coding sequence TTGAACAAATGGTTAATAGAGAATGCTAAAAAATATCCAGACAAACTCGCAATCATTTACGAAAATGATTCTCTTACATATAAAAATTTACAAGATAAAGTACATGAACTTTCTAAAAAACTTCCTAATATTAAAAGAGTCGGGGTATATATAGATAATAGTTTAGATAGTGCGGTTTTAATTCATAGTTTAATTGAACGGCATATTGAAATTGTCACGATTAATACAAGACTTTCAGCTAAAGAGATTAACAATCAACTGAGTGACGTAAATGTTGATACGATTTTTTCAACAATTGTTTCAGGTGTATTAGACGATGTAGAAGCTAAAGTATTTGATTATAACGATCTATTAAATTTAAAAGAAGTAGAATATGAAAAATTAGATGCGAATGATGATGATATATTATCAATTATGTTTACAAGTGGTACAACCGGGCGTCCAAAAGCTGTGACGCAAACTTATTTAAATCACTACGCATCACATTTAAATGCGAAAAAGGGTTTGAAATATGATTCAAATAGTACGTGGCTGATGGTGAATCCAATTTTTCATATTTCTGGATTCTCGATATTAATGCGTGCAATTATTTCAGGATGTACGTTAATTATTCATAATAAGTTTAATACTAAACATGTACTCGATGTAATCGAACAGCAAAAAGTCACACATACGTCGTTTGTACCAGTCATGCTCAGTAGAATAATGAGTGATGAAAATGTAGACAAAAAAGATTTAAGTAGTTTACAGGCAATTTTAATGGGCGGGGCGAACACGACACCAAAGCTATTGAAATCTGCGATATCGTTAAATTTACCAGTATATAATAGTTTTGGAATGACTGAAACGTGCTCACAAATTGTTATTATTTCTCATGATGATGAAAAAATATTATCCGGTACTGTTGGTAAAGTAAATGATAATATCTATGTTAATGAAAACAGTGAATTACTCGTTAAAGGCCAAAACGTAACTAACGGTTATTTAAATGCTGAAATCAATATTGAAGATGAATTTTTTAATACTGGAGATATTGCAGCAGTAGAAGATGGTTACTTATACATTTTAGATCGTAGAGATGATTTAATAATAAGTGGTGGGGAGAATATATACCCTAAAGAAATTGAAGATGTCGTATTAAAGTATACTGATTTAAATGCATGTGTTGTCGTTAAAAAAGACGATGATAAATGGGGACAAGTCCCTGTATTAATCGTTGAAGAGAAAGTGAACAATAGTACGTTAGAAGCATTATTTAATAAGTATTTAGCACGATTTAAACATCCAAAAGAAGTGATTATTGTTGACGAAATAAAATATACGCCGTCTGGTAAAATTTCTAGAAAATTAAACCGAGAGGCGTATATCGACTAA
- a CDS encoding isochorismate synthase, whose product MDIESSQIKIDEVGIDSNTPFLALHFSTEDFNLSESKIFMHFNNKKGERFWFKSKEADFNIIGIGYLESINRNQFNADVLEKKKNELFEDIQTIELSDDLKGDIHLFGGMRFDDKKTTDEWTDYKMVEFLLASWQFDLYNNECFIILKKEDLETSHLVEKIYKILKEIEDTDSRFRFPEIVSKHEIYPKAWKELVDETVGVLDDDFEKVVLSRELLIRFEEEVDSNFLINRLKQEPDTFTILYEKGKSTFVSKTPEKLFHLKHNTLSTHAIAGSIRRESDDALNENNKLAFLQDKKNRFEHIVVRDSIVEDLTPYTSSVKYDDTRILENRYIYHLYTPIEAVLNEESNLFDVMMALHPTPAVGGLPKERALEYIKEKEYFTRGLYAAPIGVISRSHEAEFAVSLRSMRITNKSATLYAGAGIVKGSTGESEYEETKTKFRPMLNVLEALE is encoded by the coding sequence ATGGATATTGAGTCGTCACAAATAAAAATTGACGAAGTAGGAATTGATTCCAACACACCATTTTTAGCATTACATTTTAGTACAGAAGATTTTAATCTATCAGAATCTAAAATCTTTATGCATTTTAATAATAAAAAAGGAGAAAGATTTTGGTTTAAGTCTAAAGAAGCTGATTTCAATATAATTGGAATCGGTTATTTAGAGAGCATAAATCGAAATCAATTTAATGCAGACGTTTTAGAAAAAAAGAAAAACGAGCTGTTTGAAGACATCCAGACAATCGAGCTAAGTGACGATTTAAAGGGAGACATCCATTTATTTGGTGGGATGCGTTTTGACGATAAAAAAACGACCGATGAATGGACAGACTATAAAATGGTCGAATTTTTACTCGCGTCATGGCAGTTTGATTTATATAATAACGAATGTTTTATTATTTTGAAAAAAGAAGATTTAGAGACTAGTCATCTTGTTGAAAAGATTTATAAAATATTAAAAGAAATTGAAGATACGGATAGTCGTTTTAGATTCCCTGAAATTGTAAGTAAACATGAAATATATCCAAAGGCATGGAAAGAGTTAGTCGATGAAACAGTTGGCGTATTAGATGATGATTTTGAAAAGGTAGTGTTATCTAGAGAGTTACTGATTCGATTTGAAGAAGAAGTCGACTCAAACTTTTTAATTAACCGTTTAAAACAAGAACCCGATACGTTTACAATTCTTTATGAAAAAGGTAAGTCGACATTTGTCTCTAAAACACCAGAGAAGTTATTTCATCTTAAACATAATACGTTGTCAACGCATGCAATCGCAGGATCAATCCGTAGAGAAAGTGACGACGCCTTAAACGAAAATAATAAGTTAGCATTTTTACAAGATAAAAAAAATCGTTTTGAACATATCGTGGTGAGAGACTCTATTGTTGAAGATTTAACCCCATATACTTCTAGTGTAAAGTACGACGACACGCGTATTTTAGAGAATCGTTATATTTACCATTTATATACACCAATTGAAGCGGTTTTAAATGAAGAAAGTAACTTATTTGACGTGATGATGGCACTTCACCCAACCCCAGCTGTTGGTGGGTTACCAAAGGAACGTGCTTTAGAATATATTAAAGAAAAGGAATACTTTACGCGTGGACTTTACGCTGCACCAATTGGGGTCATTTCTCGTTCACACGAAGCTGAATTTGCTGTGTCTTTAAGATCAATGCGTATTACTAATAAAAGTGCAACACTTTACGCTGGAGCAGGTATTGTCAAAGGGTCAACAGGAGAGTCTGAATACGAAGAAACAAAAACAAAATTTAGACCAATGTTAAACGTACTGGAGGCATTAGAATGA
- a CDS encoding 1,4-dihydroxy-2-naphthoate polyprenyltransferase, which produces MQHAHVLTGYKKYISLTRPHTLTAGFVPVLVGTAAVLPFGDINFLMFFLMLIATILIQSATNMFNEYYDFKRGLDSEDSVGIAGAIVRNGITPRRVLSFAISFYIIAALIGLYIAYETSWWLILIGSISMLVGFLYTGGPYPISWTPFGEIFSGVFMGPVIILITFYIHLHELHIFPLLLSIPIMITIGLLNMFNNIRDRVKDAQSGRRTFVILVGKEKATQVVNFLLILCYVFVIIMSVTDLFASLFLLLPLLSFKLYKKTMQLLKDGDSPVELIPAMAMMGKFNTIYGLLLSIGVLLYGLVIH; this is translated from the coding sequence ATGCAACATGCACACGTCTTAACCGGCTATAAAAAATATATTAGCCTAACAAGACCGCATACTTTAACAGCTGGATTTGTTCCTGTTCTTGTCGGGACAGCTGCTGTATTACCATTTGGAGACATTAATTTTTTAATGTTTTTTTTAATGCTCATCGCAACAATACTCATTCAGTCAGCTACGAATATGTTTAATGAATATTACGACTTTAAACGCGGTCTAGATAGCGAAGATTCTGTTGGAATTGCAGGTGCGATTGTTCGTAACGGTATTACCCCAAGAAGAGTACTTTCATTTGCAATTTCATTTTATATTATCGCAGCGTTGATCGGTTTATATATTGCATATGAAACATCTTGGTGGTTGATTTTAATCGGTAGTATTTCGATGTTAGTCGGATTTTTATATACAGGTGGTCCTTACCCGATTTCTTGGACACCATTTGGAGAAATTTTCTCTGGTGTATTTATGGGACCAGTCATTATCTTAATTACATTTTATATTCACTTACATGAATTACATATTTTTCCGTTATTATTATCTATTCCAATCATGATTACGATTGGTCTACTTAATATGTTCAATAATATTCGTGATAGAGTAAAAGATGCTCAGAGTGGACGAAGAACATTTGTTATTCTTGTCGGAAAAGAAAAAGCAACACAAGTTGTAAACTTCTTACTCATACTTTGTTATGTATTTGTCATTATTATGTCAGTCACCGACCTATTCGCTTCACTATTTTTACTACTGCCACTCTTATCATTTAAATTATATAAAAAGACAATGCAGTTATTAAAAGACGGAGATTCACCTGTTGAATTAATTCCAGCGATGGCAATGATGGGTAAATTTAACACAATTTACGGATTACTTTTATCTATTGGTGTATTATTATACGGATTAGTTATACATTAA
- the menH gene encoding 2-succinyl-6-hydroxy-2,4-cyclohexadiene-1-carboxylate synthase has product MMLDFNYEYNDRSKSDTLILLHGFLSDMRSMTDIASEFRNMNTLLIDLPGFGQTKSIGIDYSMDDISKGIVKIVDELNLANVHVYGYSMGGRVAISLLANYSERFNKFILESTSPGMSKAIRRDSRIEIDEFRAKSLETDLESFINEWEELPLFKTQKLLDEKSFLLQRKERLSQNGAEAADSLRKYGTGIQPHYWDKLNKNNDVLIIVGEKDEKFVKIGDNMNKQLKNSCFKIIKKCGHNVHLENKEAFIKECQEFLSEGK; this is encoded by the coding sequence ATGATGCTCGATTTTAACTATGAGTATAATGACCGTAGTAAAAGTGACACACTAATTTTATTGCATGGATTTTTATCAGATATGCGTTCTATGACAGACATTGCATCGGAATTTAGAAACATGAACACATTACTTATCGACTTACCAGGATTTGGTCAAACGAAAAGTATTGGTATCGATTATTCGATGGACGATATCTCAAAGGGGATCGTAAAAATCGTCGACGAGTTGAATTTAGCAAATGTGCACGTCTATGGGTATTCAATGGGTGGACGTGTGGCGATATCACTTTTAGCAAATTATTCTGAGAGATTTAATAAATTTATATTAGAGTCGACATCTCCAGGGATGAGTAAAGCTATTAGAAGAGATAGCCGTATTGAAATTGACGAATTTAGAGCAAAATCTTTAGAGACAGACCTTGAGTCTTTTATTAATGAGTGGGAAGAGTTACCGCTATTTAAAACTCAAAAACTTTTAGATGAAAAATCTTTTTTATTGCAAAGAAAAGAAAGGTTAAGTCAAAATGGTGCTGAAGCGGCAGACAGTTTAAGAAAATATGGCACGGGTATTCAGCCTCATTACTGGGACAAACTAAATAAGAATAACGACGTTTTAATTATTGTCGGTGAAAAAGATGAAAAGTTTGTTAAAATTGGAGATAATATGAATAAGCAATTAAAAAATAGTTGCTTTAAAATAATTAAAAAGTGTGGACATAATGTTCATCTTGAAAATAAAGAGGCATTTATAAAAGAATGTCAGGAATTTTTATCGGAGGGAAAATAA
- the menB gene encoding 1,4-dihydroxy-2-naphthoyl-CoA synthase produces MAREWTTLKEYKEIKYEFYNGIAKITINRPEVRNAFTPLTVSEMIDAVSRARDDENVSVIVLTGEGDLAFCSGGDQKVRGHGGYVGEDQIPRLNVLDLQRLIRVTPKPVVAMVAGYAIGGGHVLHVVCDLTIAADNAIFGQTGPKVGSFDAGYGSGYLARIVGHKKAREIWFLCRQYDAQEALDMGLVNTVVPLEELEDETVKWCEDMMQHSPTALRFLKAAMNADTDGLAGLQQFAGDATLLYYTTDEAKEGRDAFKEKRQPDFDQFPKFP; encoded by the coding sequence ATGGCACGCGAGTGGACTACATTAAAAGAATATAAAGAGATTAAATATGAATTTTATAATGGGATTGCGAAAATCACAATTAACCGTCCAGAAGTACGTAACGCATTTACACCATTAACAGTTTCAGAAATGATTGATGCAGTAAGTCGCGCTAGAGACGATGAAAATGTTTCAGTAATCGTATTAACAGGTGAAGGTGATTTAGCATTCTGTTCAGGTGGAGACCAAAAAGTACGTGGACATGGTGGATATGTTGGCGAAGACCAAATCCCACGTTTAAACGTACTAGATTTACAACGTCTAATTCGTGTTACACCAAAACCAGTTGTTGCGATGGTTGCTGGATATGCAATTGGTGGCGGACATGTCTTACATGTGGTCTGTGATTTAACTATCGCAGCAGATAACGCAATCTTTGGCCAAACGGGTCCTAAAGTTGGGTCATTTGATGCTGGATACGGCTCTGGTTACTTAGCACGTATCGTTGGACATAAAAAAGCACGTGAAATTTGGTTCTTATGCCGTCAATACGACGCACAAGAGGCATTAGATATGGGACTTGTAAATACAGTCGTACCATTAGAAGAATTAGAAGATGAAACAGTCAAATGGTGTGAAGATATGATGCAACACTCACCAACAGCACTTCGTTTCTTAAAAGCTGCAATGAATGCAGACACAGATGGATTAGCTGGTCTTCAACAATTTGCTGGAGACGCAACGCTTCTTTATTACACAACGGACGAAGCAAAAGAAGGAAGAGATGCCTTTAAAGAAAAACGCCAACCGGATTTTGATCAGTTCCCTAAATTCCCATAA
- the yidD gene encoding membrane protein insertion efficiency factor YidD has product MKKLILKMIRFYQRYISPMSPPTCRFYPTCSQYAIEAVEEHGAIKGSYLATRRILKCHPFHEGGFDPVPPKKRK; this is encoded by the coding sequence ATGAAAAAATTAATTTTAAAAATGATTCGTTTTTACCAAAGATATATTTCTCCAATGTCTCCACCGACGTGTCGATTTTATCCAACGTGTTCTCAGTATGCAATAGAAGCAGTTGAAGAACACGGTGCAATTAAAGGCAGCTATTTAGCGACACGTCGCATTTTAAAATGTCATCCGTTTCATGAAGGCGGCTTTGATCCAGTTCCACCAAAAAAGAGAAAATAA
- a CDS encoding YebC/PmpR family DNA-binding transcriptional regulator has product MAGHSKWNNIKQRKGAQDKKRSKIFQKLSREIYMAAKQGGGDTDTNPALRLAMDRARAENMPKDNIKRAIDKATTSGAGEDYDPVMYEGYGPSGVGILTEALTDNRNRTNTNVRIAYNKNGGNIGEAGSVSYMFERKGYIAIERSTTDVDEDTMLMEVLEAGAEELETSEEVFEIFTEQTDFAQVRDYLEEEGFTLAQSELTMIPMNTVSLSDEDYETLENIIDALEDDDDVTDVHHNAVRASEE; this is encoded by the coding sequence ATGGCAGGCCATTCAAAGTGGAATAACATTAAACAACGTAAAGGTGCGCAAGATAAAAAGCGTAGTAAAATTTTCCAAAAATTATCACGCGAAATTTACATGGCAGCAAAACAAGGTGGCGGTGACACGGATACTAACCCAGCACTTCGATTAGCTATGGACCGTGCACGTGCTGAAAATATGCCAAAAGACAACATCAAACGTGCGATTGATAAAGCGACAACATCTGGAGCTGGAGAAGATTATGATCCAGTTATGTACGAAGGTTATGGCCCAAGCGGTGTTGGTATTTTAACAGAAGCATTAACAGACAACCGTAACCGTACAAACACAAACGTACGTATTGCTTACAATAAAAACGGTGGAAATATTGGAGAAGCTGGATCTGTAAGTTATATGTTCGAAAGAAAAGGTTACATCGCTATCGAACGTAGTACGACAGACGTCGACGAAGATACGATGTTAATGGAAGTACTTGAAGCGGGCGCTGAAGAGTTAGAAACGAGTGAAGAAGTATTTGAAATCTTTACAGAACAAACAGATTTCGCACAAGTACGAGATTACCTTGAAGAAGAAGGATTCACACTCGCACAAAGCGAGCTAACAATGATTCCAATGAACACAGTCTCATTAAGCGATGAAGACTACGAAACATTAGAAAATATTATTGACGCACTTGAAGACGATGACGACGTTACAGACGTCCACCATAACGCAGTGCGTGCAAGTGAAGAATAA
- the menD gene encoding 2-succinyl-5-enolpyruvyl-6-hydroxy-3-cyclohexene-1-carboxylic-acid synthase: MTHQKHLTEQVFTLVDGLYSKGVSEVVISPGSRSTPLAIAFELHPYIKTYIHPDERGAGFFALGLSKVSKRPVSLLCTSGTAAANYTPSVSEAGLMHIPLVVLTSDRPHELRQVGAPQAINQTNMFTNYVKYETELPIADNSDTNISHVFDRVLQASQYFYGINKGPVHINVPVREPLMPDVSRTDLFYREQQLENSVTYNTDIEPLVGNGLVIIGETDYSFDDFDFDQYKNLTFIMDPRIDNRTELSHVVTTHDLIFMNLTKEQEENLNHRFDFIVRIGEAVTSKSTNQFLKRTTLPQILISEFNDVKTFPKTPNKVYVGNVKETLKSLFIESDYSDNVLYNLDKKIKVLIEETMEDYTDEGRYMYEIIKNTYRTRRVFLSSSMPIRDFERYDVFNQLKIYSNRGANGIDGVVSSAFGVATKEDMTLIIGDVALNHDLNGLLMSKLENIDGTVICFNNNGGNIFSYLPQKEHDVYFERLFGTPLNLDFSHAAKLYGFNYHLVNSPEDLTEELLNQTGRVFIEIKTDRDDNKVQHNQLKEQVKDLVNDARF, from the coding sequence ATGACACATCAAAAACATCTCACAGAGCAAGTGTTTACACTTGTTGATGGTCTATATAGTAAAGGTGTGAGTGAGGTTGTTATTAGTCCAGGATCTCGTTCGACACCACTTGCGATTGCGTTTGAACTTCATCCGTATATTAAAACGTATATTCACCCAGACGAACGCGGCGCAGGTTTTTTCGCACTTGGATTAAGTAAAGTAAGTAAACGACCGGTGAGTTTACTCTGTACGTCTGGGACAGCTGCGGCAAACTACACACCAAGTGTGTCAGAAGCAGGGTTAATGCATATACCGTTAGTTGTGTTAACGTCAGATAGACCTCATGAATTAAGACAAGTCGGTGCACCGCAAGCGATTAACCAGACAAATATGTTTACAAACTATGTAAAATACGAAACAGAACTGCCGATCGCAGATAACAGTGATACAAATATATCTCATGTGTTTGATAGAGTACTTCAAGCAAGTCAATATTTTTATGGTATTAATAAAGGGCCAGTGCATATTAATGTTCCAGTAAGAGAACCGTTAATGCCAGACGTCAGTCGTACAGATTTATTTTATCGTGAACAACAGTTAGAAAATTCTGTGACATACAATACGGACATCGAACCGCTCGTTGGAAATGGATTAGTGATTATTGGTGAAACAGATTATAGTTTTGACGATTTTGATTTTGATCAATATAAAAACTTAACATTTATCATGGATCCTAGAATTGATAATCGTACGGAGTTAAGTCATGTTGTTACAACTCACGATCTTATTTTTATGAATTTAACAAAAGAACAAGAAGAAAATTTAAATCATCGATTTGACTTTATCGTTCGTATTGGTGAAGCTGTGACTTCAAAATCGACGAACCAGTTTTTAAAACGTACGACTTTACCACAAATATTAATTAGTGAATTTAACGATGTAAAAACATTTCCGAAAACACCGAACAAAGTTTACGTTGGAAATGTTAAAGAGACGTTAAAATCATTATTTATTGAATCTGATTACTCAGACAATGTCCTTTATAATCTCGATAAAAAAATAAAAGTACTTATTGAAGAAACAATGGAAGATTATACTGATGAAGGGCGTTATATGTATGAAATTATTAAAAATACGTATCGTACGCGCCGAGTCTTTTTATCGAGTAGTATGCCGATTCGTGACTTTGAAAGATATGACGTATTTAATCAGTTAAAAATATATTCAAATCGCGGTGCAAACGGAATTGACGGTGTTGTGTCGAGTGCGTTTGGAGTTGCGACTAAAGAAGATATGACACTCATTATTGGGGATGTTGCGTTAAATCATGATTTAAATGGTCTTCTAATGTCAAAATTAGAAAATATTGACGGAACAGTCATTTGCTTTAACAATAATGGAGGTAATATATTTAGTTACTTACCGCAAAAAGAGCACGACGTCTATTTTGAACGGCTATTTGGAACACCACTTAATTTAGATTTTTCACATGCTGCAAAACTGTATGGTTTTAATTATCATTTGGTAAACTCACCTGAAGACTTAACAGAAGAGTTATTAAATCAAACAGGTAGAGTATTCATAGAAATTAAAACAGATAGAGATGACAATAAAGTGCAGCATAATCAACTAAAAGAACAAGTAAAGGATCTCGTAAATGATGCTCGATTTTAA
- a CDS encoding SDR family oxidoreductase: protein MSNLQNPRTKFEYNDFPEQQQSGPALQSEMTPVPDTGEETYTGHGRMKGLKALITGGDSGIGRAAAIAYAKEGADVAIQYLPGEEKDAKEVEDFINNLGQKAVTLKANFRNDGEAAKVVRDAVEALGGLDVLVLNSAEQFAQEKLEDLSIEQVKNTFQVNVVSMFEAVKEAEKHLESGASIILTTSVESFNPSKQLLDYASTKGAISNLVVNLSQYFNDKGIRVNGVAPGPIWTPLQLDGGQLEGKIPTFGQGSLLGRAGQPVELASVYVLLGSEESSYTTGQIYGITGGYNISL, encoded by the coding sequence ATGTCAAACTTACAAAATCCAAGAACTAAATTTGAATATAATGATTTTCCAGAACAACAACAAAGTGGACCTGCTCTGCAAAGTGAAATGACACCAGTCCCAGATACAGGTGAAGAAACTTATACAGGCCATGGTCGTATGAAAGGCCTTAAAGCATTAATTACAGGTGGAGACTCTGGAATTGGCCGTGCGGCAGCGATCGCATATGCTAAAGAAGGTGCGGATGTTGCAATTCAGTACTTGCCTGGTGAGGAAAAAGATGCCAAGGAAGTTGAAGATTTCATTAATAACTTAGGACAAAAAGCAGTTACGTTAAAAGCAAATTTCCGCAATGATGGTGAAGCAGCTAAAGTAGTTAGAGATGCGGTAGAGGCTTTAGGTGGTTTAGACGTATTAGTATTAAACTCAGCAGAGCAATTTGCTCAAGAAAAGTTAGAAGATTTATCGATTGAACAAGTTAAAAATACATTCCAAGTGAATGTTGTAAGTATGTTTGAAGCAGTTAAAGAAGCTGAAAAACATTTAGAATCAGGAGCTTCAATCATTTTAACGACATCTGTAGAATCATTTAACCCTTCAAAACAACTACTCGACTATGCATCAACAAAAGGGGCAATCTCAAACTTAGTAGTAAACTTATCACAATATTTTAATGATAAAGGAATACGCGTCAATGGGGTAGCACCAGGACCAATTTGGACACCACTTCAATTAGATGGTGGTCAGCTAGAAGGAAAAATACCAACATTTGGACAAGGTAGTTTACTTGGTCGTGCAGGACAACCAGTCGAACTCGCATCTGTATACGTACTACTCGGTAGTGAAGAAAGTAGCTACACGACAGGTCAAATTTATGGTATAACTGGTGGGTACAACATTTCGTTATAA
- a CDS encoding DUF5067 domain-containing protein, with translation MNLKHLLAATAASTLLLTACNQDDSAETEEPIENAETEEAKEAEATEVKVSEDELKDSIEFDGEYGHYVITRIDTIDIPPTDLDKEAAEDAGEEASDSPAVVIEFDFTNKSNSPTSASEAFALDLAVRQFNESGMIPTDNLTLDIPEDSTYHKNVNDASETVQTDESSKAVVAYGPIDSEENDINIQSREDESLLNLLLKFNE, from the coding sequence ATGAATTTAAAACATCTATTAGCTGCAACCGCTGCTTCAACCCTACTACTCACTGCTTGTAATCAAGATGACTCAGCTGAAACTGAAGAGCCTATTGAAAATGCTGAAACTGAAGAAGCAAAAGAAGCTGAAGCTACTGAAGTTAAAGTCAGTGAAGACGAACTTAAAGATTCAATCGAATTCGATGGAGAATATGGACACTACGTCATTACACGTATTGATACAATCGACATTCCACCAACTGATCTAGATAAAGAAGCCGCAGAAGATGCGGGGGAAGAAGCATCTGACAGTCCAGCAGTTGTTATTGAGTTTGACTTTACAAACAAATCAAACTCTCCAACTTCAGCAAGTGAAGCATTCGCTTTAGACCTAGCAGTTCGTCAATTTAATGAGTCTGGTATGATTCCAACGGATAACTTAACATTAGATATCCCTGAAGACAGCACGTATCATAAAAATGTAAATGATGCTTCAGAAACAGTTCAAACAGATGAATCATCAAAAGCAGTTGTTGCTTATGGACCAATTGATTCAGAAGAAAATGATATTAATATTCAGTCACGTGAAGACGAATCATTATTAAATCTATTACTAAAATTTAATGAATAA
- a CDS encoding tRNA dihydrouridine synthase — protein MKENFWNNLPRPFFVLAPMEDVTDVIFRHVVSEAARPDVFFTEFTNSESYCHPEGNKSVRGRLTFTEDEQPMVAHIWGDKPEFFRQMSIGMAKAGFKGIDLNMGCPVPNVAGDGKGSGLILRPEIASELIEAAKAGGLPVSVKTRLGYTSIDEWKPWLTHILKQDIANLSIHLRTRKEMSKVDAHWELIPEIKELRDEIAPNTLLTINGDIPDRKTGLELVEKYGVDGVMIGRGIFHNPFAFEKTPKEHSSEELLQLLHLHLDLHDKYSKELEERPFQALHRFFKIYVKGFRGASQLRHALMSTKDTDEVRDMLREFKEQQESE, from the coding sequence ATGAAAGAAAATTTTTGGAATAATCTTCCACGCCCATTTTTCGTTCTAGCACCAATGGAAGATGTCACAGATGTCATTTTCCGTCATGTGGTGAGTGAAGCAGCACGTCCAGATGTCTTCTTTACAGAATTTACAAACTCTGAAAGTTATTGCCACCCTGAAGGTAATAAAAGTGTACGTGGGCGTTTAACATTTACTGAAGATGAACAACCGATGGTCGCACATATTTGGGGAGATAAGCCGGAATTTTTCCGTCAGATGAGTATCGGTATGGCAAAAGCTGGCTTTAAAGGTATCGACTTAAATATGGGGTGCCCAGTGCCAAATGTAGCCGGTGACGGTAAAGGCAGTGGACTAATTTTAAGACCTGAAATTGCTAGTGAACTTATTGAAGCGGCAAAAGCTGGAGGACTTCCAGTTAGTGTAAAAACGAGACTCGGCTATACGTCAATTGATGAGTGGAAGCCATGGTTAACGCATATTCTAAAACAAGATATCGCAAATCTTTCTATTCATTTACGTACAAGAAAAGAAATGAGTAAAGTCGATGCCCACTGGGAATTAATTCCAGAAATTAAGGAGTTACGTGATGAAATCGCACCAAACACATTACTTACGATAAACGGAGACATTCCGGATCGTAAAACAGGGTTAGAACTTGTAGAAAAGTACGGTGTAGATGGTGTAATGATTGGTCGCGGAATTTTTCATAATCCATTTGCATTTGAAAAAACACCAAAAGAACATTCAAGTGAAGAACTACTTCAGTTACTTCATTTACACCTTGATTTACACGACAAATACTCAAAAGAACTAGAAGAACGCCCGTTTCAAGCGTTACACAGATTCTTTAAAATATATGTCAAAGGATTTAGAGGAGCAAGTCAGTTAAGACATGCATTAATGAGTACGAAAGATACAGATGAAGTTCGTGATATGTTACGAGAATTTAAAGAACAACAAGAGAGTGAATAA